Within Desulfobacter sp., the genomic segment GCTGCCGGGGCGGGGTCAGACCCCCAGGTAGCGGGACAGGCATGCCGGGTCGGCCTGGAGGTCGGCCGTGGTGCCCGACCAGACGATTTCTCCCCTTTCCATGATATAGTGGCGCCGGGCCAGGGCCATGAGGGCCTTGATGTTTTTATCCACGATGAGGATGGACATGCCCTTGTCCTTGAGGGCGGCCAGGCTGTCCCATATCTCCTTGCGGACCAGGGGGGCCAGGCCTTCGGTGGCCTCGTCAAGGATGAGCAGCCTGGGGTTGATCATTAGGGCCCGGGCAATGGCCAGCATCTGCTGTTCCCCGCCGGAGAGCTGGTTGCCGTAGTGGGTCAGCCGTTCCTTCAGCCGGGGAAAAAGGCTAAGCACCTCCCCGAGGGTATAGGGGGAGGGGGCGTTGGTGGGATTGGCCGCCGTTGCCATGATATTTTCTTTCACCGTGAGATTGGGGAATATCTGCCGGCCTTCCGGGACCAGTCCGATGCCCAGCCGGGCAATGGCATAGGGCGGGGCGGCGTGGATGGGACGGCCCCTGAAGGTGATGTCTCCGGTTTTCACCGGGGTGAGGCCCATGACGGATTTAATGGTGGTGCTTTTTCCCATGCCGTTGCGGCCCAGGAGGGTGACCACCTCGGATTCCCCGATGTCAAGGGAGACCCCGAACAGGGCCTGGCTCTCCCCGTAAAAGGTTTCAATGTTTTTCACCTTCAGCATTGATCGTCCTCCCCCAGGTAGGCGGCCCGTACCTGATCATTTTTACGGATTTCACCGGGCGGGGCCGTGGCGATGTTTTCGCCGTAGACCAGGACCGTCACCATGTCGGCCAAAGAAAAGACCACATCCATGTCATGCTCCACCAGAAGGATGGTCAGGGTGCCTTTCAACCCCTGGATCAGCCTGGAGAGTTCCACCGTACCCCCGGGGCCCATCCCGGCCATGGGCTCGTCCAGAATAAGAAGTTCCGGATCGCCTGTGAGGGCCATGCCCACCTCAAGCTGCCGTTTTTCCCCGTGGGAGAGATGCCGGGCCGGCAGCCCGGCCCGGCGGTCAAGGTCCACCCGGGCCAGGGCCTCGGGCAGTTTCTCTTTGACCACGGAACTGGCCAGGCTGTGGCGCCAGAATCTGAAATTGTGGCCGTTGTGGGCGCAGATGGCCAGGGCCATGTTTTCTTCCACCGTGAGGTTGTCAAAAATATGGGTGATCTGAAAGGACCGGGCCATGCCCAGCCGGGCCCGGCGGTGGGCACTGAGGGCAGTCACATCCCGGCCGTTAAACATAACGGTTCCGCTGTCCGGAGACATATCACCGCTGATCTGGTTGACCAGGGTGGTTTTGCCTGCGCCGTTGGGGCCGATGAGGGCGTGGATATGGCCCCTGGCGATGTTCATGTTCAGGTTTTTGGTGGCTGTCAGGGCTCCGAAGGATTTGTTAAGAAAGACGGTTTTTAAAATAAATTCATCCATGGCGGTGGCCCCCCGCGATCAGGCCGAACAGTCCCTGTTTGGCAAAGATGACCACCAGCACAAGAAAGGGTCCCATGTATATCATCCAGTGTTCCGTATACATGGCCAGGGTCTCCTCCATGAATAG encodes:
- a CDS encoding ABC transporter ATP-binding protein yields the protein MLKVKNIETFYGESQALFGVSLDIGESEVVTLLGRNGMGKSTTIKSVMGLTPVKTGDITFRGRPIHAAPPYAIARLGIGLVPEGRQIFPNLTVKENIMATAANPTNAPSPYTLGEVLSLFPRLKERLTHYGNQLSGGEQQMLAIARALMINPRLLILDEATEGLAPLVRKEIWDSLAALKDKGMSILIVDKNIKALMALARRHYIMERGEIVWSGTTADLQADPACLSRYLGV
- a CDS encoding ABC transporter ATP-binding protein, whose product is MDEFILKTVFLNKSFGALTATKNLNMNIARGHIHALIGPNGAGKTTLVNQISGDMSPDSGTVMFNGRDVTALSAHRRARLGMARSFQITHIFDNLTVEENMALAICAHNGHNFRFWRHSLASSVVKEKLPEALARVDLDRRAGLPARHLSHGEKRQLEVGMALTGDPELLILDEPMAGMGPGGTVELSRLIQGLKGTLTILLVEHDMDVVFSLADMVTVLVYGENIATAPPGEIRKNDQVRAAYLGEDDQC